The DNA window aatgttcacattaaagtacagtgcatcttaatgtttacattaaagtatcggtaatacttttttttaacaatgcatatctgtacatattgtagaaaacttgtgacatgcatgtagataataattattattataaataaaactttagttttttattatctgttttatttaagctttggtaggtacttcaaactagttatcagtaacactaacttaaaaatacaggccatatctgaacatattatagaaaacttatgatatgcatgtagataaagttatgtatgcggctatacataattaggcattaaaacactcgtgatcttattatgaaactcgccttcggctcgtttcataaaaccacactcgtactttaatgcctctcattatgcaccagccacataaataactattatgcaatccatactaatattataaatgcgaaagtaactctgtctgtctgtctgtctgtctgttacgctttcacgcctaaacgctgaaccgattttgatgaaatttggtacagagatagaatagaccctgggaaagaacataggctattttttatcgcgaaaaagaggctttcagggttgaaataggggatgaaagtttatatggtggaagttcgtagctatcgaagataaaaccatgaaacttggcatttaggcacttaataagaaataattctatatttgtttgagcttttttaaaaaatcgacctgtgaggggatgaaataggggatgcaAGTTTATAcgcaaggtcgtcattattgaagataaatcgatgaatctttattaaagttgccatttcggcacgtgaaaagagataaatagattcgcacgtttttaaaaatcttcctgtgaggggtgaaagtttatatggaagatcgtcattgtcgaagataaatcgatggttctttatgaaacttggtatttgggcacgtgataagagataaatacatatttgttcgcgcgtttttaaaaattcttcctgttcaatgagggtgaaataggggatgaaacatTATActtatggaagatcgtcattgttgaagataaatcgataaatctttatgaaacttggcattgggctacttataagaaataaatagatatttgtttaagcgtttttgaaaatgttacatgcgaggggatgttagcagaggggatggtgcagtgttagcagagccttttaagctcataagcaaaatatacgcaatgtggggtcattttagatggcttattcacatagacagtcagacatgaaaaattatgattttcagatttttcttatttattgtgctataagagctacctttatgcaaaattccaagtttctaggacagccagaagtacctaccctataactttttctgttgaggcaatttgtatggaaacacctttttaacgactgtagcttttgattgccttgacttagaggtgtgattttttcacagctttcgggactattgacctgagtttagggttttaatttcaactcgatatataccttactccgcgcgtttacgagataaagggtcttgacagacagacggacggacggacagcaaagtaatcctacaagggttccattttttccttttaaggtacggaaccctaaaaaacatttgatctggcgcttttcaaatttcgacctatttacttgaaaatatgagtatgaaagttcttaaggaattccaaaaaaagttactacgtataagtatatttatcggaaatatatgtagctatgcttagtaaaaatgccttgacttacaataaaggacgtaaggtgtcaatagttcactatgaagaattagtccttttgtgttggcagggtagatagaatacacgtcgtattgctaaaatatggctacccgcaaaatatttatgttttaccaaagaacatcggatggatggatgtatggaagaacaaaaaaaaatagtttatatttgtagcaatgtactaaaataggttatttttggtaaaccgtagaagtttctatgtactattattggcagaataggtatcctatataaattaaatacttcccaaaattactatttcaagcggacgaagtcgcgggcagaagctagtaaagaatattttattcattgtGTCCCAGGACACGGGTCACCGCTACTCGGTGGTTGGCATGGCGGCATGGGGCGTGGGCTGCGGCGCGCTGCCCGGCGTGTACGTCAGCGTGCCGCCGTTCCGCGCGTGGCTCGCAGACGTCATGGCCGCGCATGGCTACGGCGACCGCTCGTACCAGCACGAgtaggggggggggaggggggatcCCATGGCTACGACAGTTCTTACCAGCACGAGTAGTGAGACGCAAGAGCAGATCCAGGGGGGAGGGGCATGCGGGTTTCCTATatctaaataaagaaaaactcgCATTTCATTTACAAACTGTATTTAACTTAGATAAGGTTCAAATAAATTAGTTATAATTAACTACAAAAGTTCTTTTATTACAAGCTGTGAGGCGTTGAAGAAACTCCGAACTGATGTAAAGGAAATTGTCAACTGCTTTTCTTGCCTTGACTAGACTATAGATTAGTGACTGACACTATTGAATGTGACACTTATGTCTGTGACAATAATGCCTGTGACGCTAATGTCTGTGATACTTATGTCAGTGACACTTAAGTCTGCGACACTAATGTCCTGACACTAATTTCTGCGACACTTAATGTCAGTGACACTATGTCTGGGACACTAATACCTGCAACACATTAGTGTTGCGACACATGCCTGTAACACTAATGCCTGTAAAACTAATGTCTGTGATACTGATGTCTGCGACACTTAATGTCTGTGACACTAATGTCTGTGCCACCAATGTCTACGACACTAATTTCTGTAACACTAATGTCTGAACTAATGTCTGTGATACTGATGTCTGCGACACTTAATGTCTGTGACACTAATGTCTGTGACACTAATGTCTGTGCCACCAATGTCTACGACACTAATTTCTGTGACACTAATGTCTGTGACACCAATGTCTAAGACACAAATTTCTGTTACACATTGTCTATGCCACTAATGTCTGCGACACTGATATCAGCGACACTAATGTCTAAGACACTGACGACATGTCCTGTTATACGCTAAACAGTGATAGGTCGAGGAGTGTGGCATGACCATTGATGGCGCAGTAGTATTCCGCCCCCGCAATGTATGTGATGACTAGAGCGCCAACCGCCGCGCTCAGAGTCGATGATCTGGGTAATAGCACGCCCGCTGCCACCAACAGGCCGAAGTATGTTGTGTAtctgaaataataatacaaaacatgAATATTACCACTATAAGAAagcctctctctctctctcccaaTTTTTACACTTTTAGACCTAGGTACTTTGTTAGACTTAAATTACTGTCTTAAATCGCAATTTCTTGGTTCCcttatacataatatacattatacttACAGTATGTTATATTAAAGGTTTTTATATATCAAATGATCATTATACATGGTGTTAAGGTCTTTCTATCCTGTAAGATAATTTAGCCTACATTAAGGCTAAGTACTTATTACGAATACAGTATAAGTGGAAAACATTCggactaaaaataaaatctatcgTGTGAACATAAATTCGCCATACATAATATTGGTATattatgtccaactattgtactTAGTTATGTCActtcactataactacttttttacattttaaaagtttatttatttatttattttgatagaaatgccgaccaaaatcagaccatgttatccatactcCATACTTTGTATTAATCCATATccaaataaactatttcaaatTCAAGACTGTTAAAATACCTGTACCTttatgaattattcaaatcgaaaattccattcaaaagatatgaCGAATTTAAAAACGTCGCCCGGTTTCGCGCGGGTATActtatagtttttgggaaataaaGCTGAAAAATATGCGTGCAGAGCCGGGGCAGGGCGCAATCGCTAgtatatgaaatatttttatatgcaTTACGCACCCGGATTTAGGAACTATTACTATCTATTGAAACTTAGTCTTTAATCCAccaccagaaataaaaataacatttaccaATTAATGTTCAAGCATCTAGCATTCACCCACATTCAAAAAGCATATCTGCcctttttctgtaaaaaagatataaaattaaaaaaatcgttatTCAAGTAGTGCAAACTATGGTGCATGGCACGGTCTTGAATAAGCCTCGTCAGGATTGTGAATGTGACCTTTTTTTCTGTCTGTTCCTCccccaaaatcaaaattatataacCCAAACAGTCcacatcgacattggcaaaGTAAATCTTTCTAAAACAGCAAGggtcaaatatatatttttctcatgGCTTacaccataaaataaaatatatttgacctttatgaatttttattatttttaatttgatatttgattttgatttttttcgatTTGACGATAGACTGTGTACGTAGTTATAactgtacgaaaaaaaaagggTATCACCCCTTTCTGGGTTGAATTTGAATAAGCCCATAAGTGTTCAAGTGCTCGCCTACATagaaaaccagccaagagcgtgtcggacacgcccaaaatagggccattatgaaaaaaataagtaatatttcctatcctagccattacgaaaaaattaagtaatatttttctaaggatttcgtgttttgtacggaatattccaagtttaggtatattttataccttaggctgctatttactcttaaactactaataattctcatggaaacttaaccgttatagttttccttgtaaatttgatgtttttactaccatcctaaatttttcaaatttttccacaccggtttagattttagaggggggggggggggggggggatgctcgattttaatgaaaatttgcactaaagttgaatattatgcaaaaaaatcactgaatcgaaaactcgttttagcaaccccctaatagttttgAAAGACGTCtctaacaataccccacactacaaggttggatgacaaaaaaaaacacccccactttacgtctatgggaggtattaaaatttttttttttcattttttattgtatcattttgtcggcatagtttatatatataataatatatattcgtgcaaaattacagctttctagcattgatagtccctgagcaaagccgacgacggacacacagacagacagacattgcgaaactataagggttccttttttgccattttggctacggaaccctaaatatcgGCCAAAAATTAATTAGGTTAGGTAGATGGTAGTTTCTATGAATGAACTGAGCCAAAAAAAACTTGGTGTTGAATTTCATTTAATGCATAGAAAACATTAATTCAAAAACTCACCTAGTAACAGTCATCTGATCCATTTCCTCGTCTTCTCTATCCTGAATACACATGTCACCTTTCTTTGAGAACCCTTTGGCACACTTCCTGCACATATCCGGACTGTCACCATAGCAGCCTTTGCAGGCTCTGTCACAAGCCATGCATTTATAAGACCCTTTTGAGTTCAGACAGAACTCGTCTTTGGTGCAAATGTTGATGTCGTTGCATTCATTGATGTCCAGGCAGCCTTCGTCTGTGTCGAAGAGGAAGCCTGGTCTGCAGGCCACGCAGTCGCGAGGGGAGCCATCTCGGCAGCCCCCCATGCAGGAGTAGTGGCAACGTTTGCATAGAAGATGATCCGAGTCCTCGTAGGATTTGTAATAACCTGGAATGTTATCTCAAATATACATGCCACCTTTCTTTCACCCTTTGGCACATTTACTGCAAAAACAAGGGATAAATATTCCTCAAAATTAAGGGATACATTTAAGCCAAAGAAGaaagaaacgaaaaaaagaCTTCTTAAAATCTGGAATGCTGATAGCTAGACGTctagaataaaacataggctaagTAGGGATAAAATCgagtttagtcatgaaattcggAATAGTTGTAACAGCTAGTATAATTATAAGAAGtacactaacctgcgaagcattcaTTACAAAACTCGCCGCTGTAGCCTGGGTCACAAAGGCAGGTGCCATTCCCTTTCCTGGTCCCGTCACCTCGGCACTTCCCGTTCCCGCTGCACACATTCTCCAAATCTCCATGGCACGGCAAACACTGTTTACCATAATGATGCTTCGGACAGCATACTTCAAGCTTCTCTATACAAATATGTTGAAAGATATCAGGTGCTTTGTTAGAGTGGAGCCACCACTCTTCTATGAACGGTTTTGCTTGGGTTGCGGTCTCTAAGCAGGCTGGTTTGGAGCGGGGCTCCTCGCATAGGCTTTGTTGGATGATAGCAAGACGGTGGCTGCTGTGTTCTGTTGGCTCATATATGGTGCGTTGCATAcctaaaaatttattataattttatctttGTGCCCAAATATACAATAGAATTTTAcgtacacaataagttcaaaGGAATTAGACCTATGATAAtgtctcatcccagcctatacatgtcctgctgctgggcataggcctcctctgagaatgagagggcttgggcttgggccatagttcccacacgggcccagtgcggattaggaacttcacacacaccattgaattgcttcgcaggtttgtgcaggtttcctcattatgttttccttcactataaagctcatggtaaatttcaaatgtaatttcgcacatgaatttgaaaaACACAGGTGcaagctggggtttgaacccacaatcctctgcttgaaacaactgggccaccacggcttggcATGTGATAAtgttataaagtaaaaattcttttatttctttcttgttTTATACCACTGCAATTCGAGTTTATTTCCAAAACAATTAGATTGAAAtccctttgatatttttttttatatttatgcagTGGGTCTCAGGAGATTAAAACGAAATTGCCCGCGCTGGCTTAATCCGCCCTGCTGGACTTGCCTATACCTATCAACATCAAACTTGGTTTTAGTTGCTTTACTTTCCATTGGCTAGAACACATTGAAAAATAACACATGTGAATGGGTACTTCAAGAAATACTTTActacttttactttactttacctTTCTCAAAAGAGTCCACGAATACTTTGCACGCCTGGCACGGCCCTAGCTCTTCATACCGCTGCCGGATTTCGTCGGCCGCACCAAAACCATCGCAAAATAGAACCGTCAAGAAAATCGCATAAAACCCCAATAAAAATGATGCCATAGCGTCGTAAACGCGCTTTAACACCTGAAAATACAAATTGTTAACATAAAAAACGCATTAACTATAAGAAGTTAacaattatttaataacaaaagtAGGATTCACTTGGTacgcaacaaaaatatattttacatccAATGAAGTTAAAATTACTTACGGTGACTGGATATTTTTTGATACTTTTATTTTCAGTAACGTTACATTATCAATATTAACATGCTCTCAGCATTTCTATGTATTAATTATAGTGAAATACTATCACAATAATACAAAATCAATACTGTGATCTCATTCAAATCAAATGGTGTTCGACGTGTTTGTTGTACGACATTTCATAAATTCGCAAGTGTCACTAGTGTCAGTGTCAGACTGTCAGTAGAGACAACCGGCATGCAACCGGCTGGATTATTTTTGTTCAAGTCATTGTTTTAACAGTAAAGTTTAACACGTCACACCGGCCAacatgtataaaaataagtgagtCCAGTCTTGGTACAgccgaacaaattgaatcatgacccagggtggaaccttttaataatcaatttcactatgatttccttggcaaaagtatgagatgtcaacatgacattagtagcacaaaggctcCACCCTgtaggactactacgaaactcgaaactcgaagttcgtatcgtaccgtccctctcgctcgtattaaatatagtataagtgtcagagagactgcatgacacgaacttcgattttagagtttcgtagtagccctgctgcccgGGTCATGACGACTGTACTTGGACTGTACACTTCGATTTTGAAACATTGTCCGCGTtttgttgtgtgcgtgcatgtgcatgtgtgtgttatgtcagaATTAGTTCTTTCATTACGCCACCAGTTAGCGCTTGctaccatacatgcaaatttagccatagagttgccactctttcctacataggtaggtttagacGGAAGTATTCATAGGTATAGCGTATTTTTTGTAGTatcttttatttctaaaaggCAAAAAATAAGTAGGCAAGAAAGGGAAGTAGTGGGAGACAGATTatagggtaaaaaaaataaaaaataaaaaaaatgtagcccAAATTTGCCACCCCTAAAATCTTCCGCCCACTCAACCTGCCACTGTgtcatataggtaggtacacatacctacttaataaatgACGCGacattcttagaaaaatattacttgattttttcgtaatggctacgaaaccctatcctgggcgtgtccgataggctcttggccggttttatttgtcataagttACTTCATACGTTTTTAAGAACACTTAATTTGTGACAAATAAAGCTCAATTAGAGGTCAATGCGACACTGAAAAACCGGCTAGATttaccaaaaaattaaaattttactttctgaCCTTCCTTGGACCACAAATTGCGTCAAAACCATTGATCCTACAAGTAAAACTAGTACAAATGATTTACAGGTAATTTAATCAGCTTTAAATTAAGCGTAAAGTTAGGCCTGTAAGTTTCGTAATTCTCTcgtaatctaaaaaaaacccCACAAcctttcctattttttttttggtttggtaataaaaaagaaaacatgaaatcatttaaaaaaaaacggtgaaatgtatttaaatataaacataagTAATCAAAAGTACAGTAACTTATTCAATTCAATCAATGAAATAGACACAGTCAAACTCGTCGCCTTGTTTTTGATGGCCCTGGCCGTAACTTCCCGTTGTTCTCTTTGTCCCTAATTACGTAAAGTACTCTAAGTAGGGGGTGCTCCCGGGAAATACCGGTTCTCAGATTCCCGGGAAATCCCGGGAATTTTATAGTAACTAAAGAACCGGTACCGAAAACTCATGTCCCGGTTCTCCCGGTTCTTCCCATGATTgacaaatatcaaaattatacttgcGTTTTTTCAATTATTACTGTTTTTAAATACACCTACATGTTTAGTGCACaagcaacgttgcatttttcgTGCGTTGTACTTGTCTTAAGTGTAAGAAACGCGAAGATAGTGACTTGCGATGCGAGGTTTATATACTTGGAGAGAAAACTTAGCTAAATGAACTGCTGTATGTAGTGGTGACGTGTTTGAATAGAGATTACACATTTAAAATgtgtaaggtgacccggggctattgtagctggggagatattgtatctgagccagCTGATGGCGTCCTTATGACACCATGTTCTTTCTCCGCCATTTTAAGTTGTGTTTGCCAGAAGACTGTCTAACATGTCACCACTACATAGAAGAGGTAATTTAGCTATTTTTTTCCTATACCCCCTACTCGCTCCCACTCACCCGAATTTACCTTATTCACCCGCAATTTGACAACTGACTGTGACCAGCGACGCCATCGTCAATATCGTCATCGCAGCAAATTGCATACTAGGTgcctaattttatttaagtatcacACTACACACTATgtacaaacattttcattttcaaaacctTTATGTAACATGGAATAGGAACTGAGTACCTACTAGAAAAGAAgactgattattattttttattacaattgacCACCACAAACCAAGGGGGAACGCTGAAAGTATGAAACagaagtgtggtggtgctcttcttcaaaaaaggtgataacaccttgctgaagaactatagacccatctcacttctgagccatgtttacaagctgttttctAGGGTCATCaatcacaaatcgtctcgcacGCAGGTTCGACgacttccagcctcccgaacaagccggcttctaAAGACAGCCTTTGATAATTGATTCGATTGAGACtggggctgtgctgcaggctctccagcggtgccaagttgactaccggtatatcgaagtgttgaagtgtctgtacgaaaacgccactatcaTATGTCCGTCCGAATACAGGACCAGAGCGCACGaggcctattcc is part of the Choristoneura fumiferana chromosome 26, NRCan_CFum_1, whole genome shotgun sequence genome and encodes:
- the Creld gene encoding cysteine rich with EGF like domains isoform X1, with product MASFLLGFYAIFLTVLFCDGFGAADEIRQRYEELGPCQACKVFVDSFEKGMQRTIYEPTEHSSHRLAIIQQSLCEEPRSKPACLETATQAKPFIEEWWLHSNKAPDIFQHICIEKLEVCCPKHHYGKQCLPCHGDLENVCSGNGKCRGDGTRKGNGTCLCDPGYSGEFCNECFAGYYKSYEDSDHLLCKRCHYSCMGGCRDGSPRDCVACRPGFLFDTDEGCLDINECNDINICTKDEFCLNSKGSYKCMACDRACKGCYGDSPDMCRKCAKGFSKKGDMCIQDREDEEMDQMTVTRYTTYFGLLVAAGVLLPRSSTLSAAVGALVITYIAGAEYYCAINGHATLLDLSLFSV
- the Creld gene encoding cysteine rich with EGF like domains isoform X2, which translates into the protein MASFLLGFYAIFLTVLFCDGFGAADEIRQRYEELGPCQACKVFVDSFEKGMQRTIYEPTEHSSHRLAIIQQSLCEEPRSKPACLETATQAKPFIEEWWLHSNKAPDIFQHICIEKLEVCCPKHHYGKQCLPCHGDLENVCSGNGKCRGDGTRKGNGTCLCDPGYSGEFCNECFAGYYKSYEDSDHLLCKRCHYSCMGGCRDGSPRDCVACRPGFLFDTDEGCLDINECNDINICTKDEFCLNSKGSYKCMACDRACKGCYGDSPDMCRKCAKGFSKKGDMCIQDREDEEMDQMTVTRKRADMLFECG